Within Quercus lobata isolate SW786 chromosome 5, ValleyOak3.0 Primary Assembly, whole genome shotgun sequence, the genomic segment AGGATAGAATGAAAATACCAGGTCCAGATAGAACAGCATAATACAGAGAGAAACCAAATGAAAGAAAACTTTTAGATAAAAGgaatgatatattattttatttcttcacCTACTAACAGAAAGCAATTAGCATTTACATCCACCATCAACTACCATTTGACCATCATACCAGTCAAAAAGATTTCCAACTATACCTGATAAGCCAGTGgggaatttttaaaattgttatcAAAAGTACATTCCTGGAGAACAGTTCGTAGCTTCATATGACCCCACTTCTTCAAATTGGTACCAGTATGATATCCAGGGACAGAAGCAATCAATCTGACCTGAAAATTGTTCAAGTAGTTTCATATGTCCCCCATTTTATGGCATGCTACACACATATAGACACTATTCTAACATTATATCCTCCTAACAGAATTGAATGCCTtttaagaaaaggaaaaaaactgtcaaactaagggaaagaaaaataataccGCTGCATCACTATAATCAAACTTCTTGAAGAAAGCTGGATTGATATTGAAGTTTCCAAGTGCTGGTAATTTAACAGAGAATTCAGGCCACTACAAACAgtcaaccaaaagaaaaaagcaagGTTATTATGGTTAATCTAAATAGTGGCATATATAAAGGGTATAAAATTTGAAGCAACAAAAATCTCAATCAAGCTCCATTTATCCACAATCTCTCACAGGTGAGCCTACATTCCGAATCCATGGGTtagtaggggaaaaaaataaaattaaaaaagtaaaagtgcTTAGCTAAGcaacaagtttttgaaagtGCATAAGCTGAGATCAGTAACAAGTACAATCCCCAAAGCAAGAAATCAATGAAAGTTCAAGCAATCAGAAGAAAGCTGAACACTTCAAACAGTtaagatatattaaaaaaaatgcccaTGATGTAGGCATATAAAAAGGGGTTCATGGCATCACTTCCAGGGCAATATTACCTAATACAACTGGAGAAATATTACAACATTTGATCAAGAAAGCAAACACAGCCATTAGGACTACATCTTCCACATAACATGCTTCATGTATCTTTACCTTCAAGGCACTGAGATAATCAATCAAGTCATTTTCAAATCCACATCTTTTGCTTGGACTATTTTGAACTTTCCAGGGGAAATCTTGCATCCACAAACCTTGGCTTTTGTTGTTCCAATCTACATATATTAAATTTGCTGTATGTACAATAATCCTCACTCCCCGAGGATATACAAGAAGCATGGCCTTCGAATGGTGTGTCCCAAATGAAATAGGTAAGGGGGGTTTATGCAGAATCCAATTTGCCGGCTTCTTTCTCTAAACAACAGTCAAAATTACTAATATTACTGTCCATGTCCCCAAATTAAACCTTCAATGTATAATAGAAATTGGCATTAATAGAACAAAGGAAAACCTTCATGTGATCCAATGTGCCATCACCTTCCCCATGAAGAACCAACACGTGAGGGGTTTTTGCAAGTGTTGGACATGCTACATCAAGAAAAGgaatccaataataataataaggcaTCACTATATAAAGTTAAGAATGCATCAATTTCAAGCAAATCGCAAGCTGATGACTATAGGTCATGCCAACGATAAAAAAGGAACTATACCCATAATGGCATAATGATTTAAAATACTGCACAAAGAACGGATGACATTCGAAAATGCAATTAAAGCATCACATTAATTCAAAGAATCGaggatttaaaagaaaagatcaTTCATAATATTGGCAATACATCCATTAAGACAATGTAACAAGCAGTGAGAAACCCAAAGAAGCAGAacaaatactaataaaaaattcataaacagCATGAGAAAGTAACTGCAGCAATCTTTGAACATAAAAATGCACTCATTATTTCCATATTCAActtatatgaatttatatacCTACTTCTCAACAGGTTTTTGCTAGTCAAAGATGTTGAACCCATCCAGCTCATACAGAGAGGAAGTTGGAACTAAACCAAGGGTGAGAACCAAAGTGAATAGAACTCACCTGGTAACAACCAATCAATGTCTACCATATAATTTGAAACGATTGCAACGAGAACATCCCCCTACCAAAAATACAAgcaattaaatgattaaaacaaagaaaaataagcaaTTTAACAATCAGCTAGTCCATAGCTCCATTTCTCCTACACTCCATATAATGAATATCCCAATCTTATAGACAATCTATTATGTCTTTTAAAGTGTTACAAGTAAGTGAGTAACATCAATCTCAAAAGACAATAATAACATTAAACATAATAAAGTTTACAGAATAAATCAGGGCAAGAATGCATCATTAAAATTTACTGTGCTAATACCTGAATCACATCCCCAATAGAAACACAAGAGGTATTTGACCAAGCTGGCAGCTCTCTCACTCGCAAAAGTCGAAATGTCCAAGGTAACTTGTCATTAGAAACACGAAAATTACGGATAGCCTCCTCCCTACTCTCTCCCTTAGAATTGTACTTCCCATAATTTTCAACCTCCACGCCACTCCCTTGTCCtaagcttttctttttcacctCATCCTATACAAATCAGATTAAACAGTAAAATGAAGCAAGAACTTTCCCATAACAGAGTTCAACCTgttaaccatttttttcttaacataCAAAGCAAATGAATACCAAAGCATGAACTAAATGCAtgtatcaaacaaaacaaatgttAGAATATCAATATATGTCAGGCTATTACCATAAATAATGTAGACCATGATTTACTGTAGTTTTGTAAAACCATGGGCTACAATGGTTTTAGGATTACCATACTAAGCCTATTGTATATTAACAACTAATTCTTTGtcccaaaatttttggggttggcTATAGATACTCAACATATTAGTCAAGATCGGCCATATGTATTCTTTTCCATCATTTTATTCTATCCAAATCATACTCTttgttacttccttaattgacatgtctatttttattacttttactaCTGTTATTTGTggtcttcctcttccttttttttcttttttttcgttcCCTCAACTTGAAGCAACTCATTTCTTCACACTAGTTCATTAATTGCTCTCCATTGAACATGAAGAAACCATCTCAAGTGACtctcctcatcttttcatcaatggGGGCCACCCCTATCTTTAAGGGAATTTCCTCATTTTTAAACTTATCTTTTTGTATATTTCCACTTATTCATCTCAACATTCTCATTTAATCTAcactcattttatgaatatgttaatTCTTAACGGTCCAACATTCACTAACATAGAGCATAGTTGGTCTAATaacaatattataaaattttccctttaaatTAATAGGTATTATAAGTTAACACAATACTCCTGATACACTTCTCAACTTCATCCATCATTCTCTCATTTTATGATTCAAATCCTATTTAATCTCCCCatctttatgaattattgattcAAGATATCGAAAGCTTTCGCTCTTTGGTACCTCTTGTCCATTGAGTTTTATAGCCCCTTCATCTTTGTTTTTACTGTTACTAAACTAACATTTTATGTACTCAATTTGGCCCTACTTAATCAAAAACCTTTAGATTCTAGAGTATCTGGCATTATATCATTTGGAATACTAAGCCTATTGTATTCCTATTCAAATGACATATCCATCattgggttcattgtaacacacaATTCAACATAGTATTGGGCTTTCCATGGTAGACTAATTCTCTTGCTTCAGCTCTCTCTatatcatttcattttttttcctctttctattttaaagacaaaatttttaaacagaaaaaacaaatttaacgACACCCACCTGTGACTTTGTTGTCAAAGCTACATTGTCAAATGTTTGACGCGACCTCTTTAAACTTGGTTCCTCTCCTTTGTCACCAGCCCATGTCACATACTTGAAAAAATGATGCCCAGGAATAAGCTCCACAACATCACCATCAACAATGGTAGTGCTTTCTTGAGAATACAGCTTCTTTCTCTTATTCCCAGAATTAACCACAATGGGATTCGAACCCTCCTACAAAATAAACCCACACAATGCATGAATCATAAGTTTTTGGAGATGGGTTTTTAGgggttagttagttagttagttagcaagttagttaattagttagttagttagttaccaCAAACAAATTGGCAGAAGCGGTGGTGGAAACGGTTACAGTGAGGTGCTTGCGGCTGAGCCTCTTGTCTGAAATGGGAACATTGTGGCGGCCAATGACATTTGGGcctttggagagagagagctttgggATTGAAGTGTCTTCTTGGTCTAGATTTTGAGTTAGCGGAACCAAATATCCAATCTATAAAAcaagaatataaataaaaaggaaatgttgaatgagatagatagatagatagataataTGGTATTAgttgttgaaattgaaagaagaaaagagaaggacCTGAGATTGAGGCATTGATgacgacgatgatgatgatgatgatgatgatttggTTACATGAGAGCGAGCAAAGACAATGGAACAAGAAAGGGTTTTGGAAATTGGAAAAGTGTTAGACTGAGTAGAGAATTTCAAGAATCCAGGAAGGAGCAGATGACTCTGCACATAATAAGACTTACTCCACTATACGCACCGTTTTcatgatttcttttcttctctttttctttttccttattttattttatttttatttttgataaccACCAATTTTATAACAGCAAAAATGGCTTTTAAGCCTAACAGCAAGTTTAACAAGAGTGTGGGCttcaaaattaagattttttctAATCCAACTAAACTTGCCTCGGAAAAAAATTTGCTTAattcaagaaaattacaaataatagtACTAATAAACAATGGACTAGTTCACCACTGTCAATCCAGACTTTAACATCACCTTCTATGACAGCATTAATCCAATTCTCCCTAACAATAAGTTGTAAAGCCCAAAGAAAGGCAAGTGCTTATGCTTAGATTTTTGAACACTTCACTAAAACCGTCTCTTGCCACGACAACTTTTGGTTGTGTATTGTGTTATCAATACGTACAACGTATTGCCAATTTCCAATCTCATCCTCgcattttttatatgtttggtACGATTAAAAATGCAAGTTAATATAAATTAGACCCTCTTTTTCTTCACAAACCAAcagtagaaattttttttctaagaatttGTTCAGATCAATTGCTTTCTCACTTAATTTATCGCGCAGTAGGATTGATGGCTCCCTGATAAACCAAAATTGAGATACAACAAAAGTGTAGTTAAAACCTTAAAAGGTAACGAAATCCCAGTTTAAATCTTCCCAACCCAAAATTGAGATACAACACAAGTGCGGTTAAAAGGTGTAACAAAATCCAGGTTCAAATTTCCCCACCCCAATTATCAATATATCCAAAAATAGAATAAGGCACCACCATAATAAAAGCTGGAAGGAAATCCGGAATGCAGA encodes:
- the LOC115989732 gene encoding tyrosyl-DNA phosphodiesterase 1-like, with protein sequence MPQSQIGYLVPLTQNLDQEDTSIPKLSLSKGPNVIGRHNVPISDKRLSRKHLTVTVSTTASANLFVEGSNPIVVNSGNKRKKLYSQESTTIVDGDVVELIPGHHFFKYVTWAGDKGEEPSLKRSRQTFDNVALTTKSQDEVKKKSLGQGSGVEVENYGKYNSKGESREEAIRNFRVSNDKLPWTFRLLRVRELPAWSNTSCVSIGDVIQGDVLVAIVSNYMVDIDWLLPACPTLAKTPHVLVLHGEGDGTLDHMKRKKPANWILHKPPLPISFGTHHSKAMLLVYPRGVRIIVHTANLIYVDWNNKSQGLWMQDFPWKVQNSPSKRCGFENDLIDYLSALKWPEFSVKLPALGNFNINPAFFKKFDYSDAAVRLIASVPGYHTGTNLKKWGHMKLRTVLQECTFDNNFKNSPLAYQFSSLGSLDEKWLAELTYSMSSGFSEDKTPLGLGQPRIIWPTVEDVRCSLEGYAAGNAIPSPLKNVEKEFLKKYWAKWKASHTGRCRAMPHIKTFTRYNGQKLAWLLLTSSNLSKAAWGALQKNNSQLMIRSYELGVLFLPSSFERYGSGFSCTSNGDIKEDKCRSLENSEVRRTKLVTLTWQGSRNSDSSSDVIPLPVPYELPPQPYTSEDVPWSWDRRYTKKDVYGQVWPRQVQLYTFQDS